The Trichosurus vulpecula isolate mTriVul1 chromosome 3, mTriVul1.pri, whole genome shotgun sequence genome includes a window with the following:
- the RGS14 gene encoding regulator of G-protein signaling 14, with protein sequence MPGKAKHLGVPNGRMVLAVSDGELSSVVGPEGAGEGRGSTLSVHSLPSGPSSPFTSEEQPVAGWALSFERLLQDPLGLAYFTEFLKKEFSAENLSFWKACEQFQQIPASDTQQLAQEARNIYEEFLSSQALSPVNIDRQAWLGEEVLATPSPDMFRVQQLQIFNLMKFDSYARFVKSPMYRECLLAETEGRPLCEPGTSDPGSPNATFRKKPKLKPGKSLPLGVEELGQLSNTEALGGRGPRKSFRRELGITNGNAALRRESQGSLNSSASLDLGFLAFVSGKSETQSHRKSLGGTEGEGEGRVGRYCCVYLPDGTASLALVRPGLTIRSMLASICEKRGLSLPDIKVYLVGNEQKALVLDQDCTVLADQEVKLENRINFELEITPLGKVVRITSKSSKRLKEALLPILGKHGLSLQQISVHLSGEKRTLDLEKLVSSVSAQRLVLDTLPGVKITRTESTSPSQSQGGPLQTEGKTSQPPSLLTNSLAEGPRSTGKRHTCDIEGLVELLNRVQSSRADDQRGLLRKEDLVLPDFLQLPAQEPSLPEKQPPVEAPQNHPPQTEPPAPAQGGPADSSASPAL encoded by the exons GTCCTGGCTGTCTCTGATGGAG AGCTGAGCAGTGTGGTGGGGCCAGAGGGAGCTGGGGAGGGCCGGGGAAGCACCCTCAGTGTCCACAGCCTGCCCAGTGGCCCCAGCAGTCCCTTCACCTCTGAGGAACAGCCTGTGGCCGGCTGGGCACTGTCTTTTGAGAGGCTGCTTCAGGATCCGCTGGGTCTTGCCTACTTCACG gAGTTCTTGAAGAAGGAGTTCAGTGCGGAAAATCTGTCCTTCTGGAAAGCTTGTGAGCAATTCCAGCAGATTCCAGCCAGTGACACCCAACAG TTGGCTCAGGAAGCTCGAAACATCTATGAAGAGTTCCTGTCCAGTCAGGCCCTGAGCCCTGTGAATATTGACCGTCAGGCCTGGCTTGGGGAGGAGGTGCTGGCCACCCCCAGCCCCGACATGTTCCGGGTACAACAGTTGCAG aTCTTCAACCTCATGAAGTTTGACAGCTATGCTCGATTTGTCAAGTCCCCCATGTACCGGGAGTGTCTCCTGGcagaaacagaaggaaggcccCTCTGTGAGCCAGGCACCTCGGACCCTGGCAGCCCCAATGCCACATTCCGGAAG AAGCCAAAGCTGAAGCCTGGGAAGTCACTGCCCCTGGGAGTGGAGGAGTTGGGTCAGCTGTCCAATACTGAGGCTCTTGGGGGCCGGGGGCCCAGGAAATCCTTCCGAAGGG AGTTAGGCATCACCAATGGGAACGCAGCCCTTCGCCGAGAGTCCCAGGGCTCCCTCAACTCTTCTGCCAGCCTTGACCTTGGTTTCCTGGCATTTGTCAGTGGCAAATCTGAG ACTCAGAGTCACCGGAAGAGCCTGGGGGGCACTGAGGGTGAAGGTGAGGGTCGGGTTGGACGTTACTGCTGCGTATATCTGCCGGATGGCACAGCATCCTTGGCCCTGGTCCGCCCTGGCTTAACCATCCGCTCTATGCTGGCCAGCATCTGTGAGAAGCGAGGCCTGTCCCTGCCTGATATCAAGGTTTACCTGGTGGGCAACGAACAG AAGGCCTTGGTCCTGGATCAGGACTGCACAGTGCTGGCCGACCAGGAGGTGAAGCTGGAGAACAGAATCAACTTTGA gCTGGAGATCACACCTCTCGGCAAAGTGGTCAGGATCACAAGCAAATCTTCCAAGCGTCTGAAGGAAGCCCTGCTACCTATCCTGGGAAAACATGGCCTGAGCCTGCAACAGATATCAGTACATCTg TCAGGTGAGAAGCGGACTCTAGATCTGGAGAAGCTTGTGAGCTCTGTATCCGCCCAGAGACTCGTCTTGGACACTCTTCCAG GCGTGAAGATCACAAGAACTGAGTCCACCTCTCCTAGTCAGAGTCAG GGCGGCCCCCTCCAGACTGAGGGAAAGACATCACAGCCTCCCTCCCTGCTCACCAACTCGCTGGCCGAGGGACCCAGGAGCACTGGGAAGCGTCACACATGCGACATCGAAG GTTTGGTGGAGCTTCTTAATAGGGTCCAGAGCAGCAGAGCTGATGACCAACGGGGGCTACTGCGGAAGGAGGACCTGGTACTCCCGGACTTCCTGCAGCTGCCAGCCCAAGAGCCAAGCCTGCCTGAAAAACAACCCCCTGTGGAGGCTCCACAGAACCACCCACCACAGACTGAGCCCCCTGCCCCTGCTCAGGGAGGTCCAGCAGACTCCTCGGCCTCGCCTGCCCTCTGA